AGTTACCATGAAGTGGGATATTTGCTCTTCTGAACTAAGACATCGGATCAAATCTTGTATTGCACGCGTTCTGTGATCtccaaaagaaaatacaaatcaGTTAAGTTGGATTATATCAAATGAACATACGTACACTATATAAAAAAGAAGTGTATACCCATGCATATCGCCACAAATTCTCACAAACTGATTAGGTTGTTGGATGAAAATTTCCAAAACCCGAGTGATTTGTTCATTTGTACATTTCTCCATGAGCTTTTGAAATACTTGATGGCCAAAAGGATCAGTCATCAGCTCACAAACATGTGATATCAGCTCATCAAATATCTGATCAATAGTGTCTCTTGAACCTTCCGCAATCAAGTTTTGCAACTCGACAGAATCCACACGGTTTTTAGCACGAGACAGTGTGTTATCCGTAGCCCTAGAGTTATTCATATTGAATAGATCATGGGTTCGAGGCACATAACCGTGTGAATAACTCCAACGGCTTTGATTACCAGAATTATGATTATTACTTTGAGGGAAAGGAACCTCACAGTGGTCAAAGTACGGAGAACGAAACGACATACCACTATTGCCACGCCCATAAGAACCATAATTAGATGACTTATAAGCATGATACCCATTAACAAGATTATCCTTCCTAAACCACATCCTCTCCAGATTAATCTGTGCTTGTTCAGTTTGAGAGTGAAAATACGAAGGGTTAAAGTATTCATTGATACCTCGATCTCCACCATTCAAAGGAAATTGATTGCTTCCACGTTGATCACGTAGCGGCTGTTGGCGAGGGTTTGAATCATAGACACCCAATCTTCTAAAGTCAGATTCAAGGGCTCGCAAATCTGACAAAGGAGCAAACTGTGAAGATCCGGTTCTACGTGAGTAATGATCATCCAAGGAGCCATACATATTCTCGTAAGCTTTGAGTCTTTCACGTAGAAGCTGTTGAGACGGAGACGGCGGCAAGGCTTCCTCCGGATTCTCGTCTCCATCTCTTCCGTTTTGGTTAGTCGTCATAGCTGACCGATGTGGAGCAGACAAAAAGGAGAGAATAAGAGGtaaaaaaggaagagaaatcCAAATGTAACGACGACCTAGGTCAACAAAGATTTTGTACTTATTTTCTGGATTTATCAGTAaggaaatttaataaataaaatgggAAAGATATTAATGAAAGATTTAGAgaatatatttaatatctaGAGAAAGCGTGGGAAGGAAAATAAGGGTGATTAATTCAGTTACTTTAAAAAGGCCTCCATATCACATTCTAATTACACGTTTAATTTTTGCTTAAAGGGATCAAGGGTACTAATAAAATTAACATTATAAATTGTTGGT
The nucleotide sequence above comes from Brassica napus cultivar Da-Ae chromosome A9, Da-Ae, whole genome shotgun sequence. Encoded proteins:
- the LOC106363216 gene encoding pumilio homolog 15 isoform X2 → MTTNQNGRDGDENPEEALPPSPSQQLLRERLKAYENMYGSLDDHYSRRTGSSQFAPLSDLRALESDFRRLGVYDSNPRQQPLRDQRGSNQFPLNGGDRGINEYFNPSYFHSQTEQAQINLERMWFRKDNLVNGYHAYKSSNYGSYGRGNSGMSFRSPYFDHCEVPFPQSNNHNSGNQSRWSYSHGYVPRTHDLFNMNNSRATDNTLSRAKNRVDSVELQNLIAEGSRDTIDQIFDELISHVCELMTDPFGHQVFQKLMEKCTNEQITRVLEIFIQQPNQFVRICGDMHGTRAIQDLIRCLSSEEQISHFMVTICHVALLLSKSTNANDVIMFCFSHFSPSQTNGLLQMIVQNCYQIAIDHYGSCLLQQCIGKSRQEIREPLIREIIANAMNLCVNRYGNYVVQYVLELENFQVAAALSRYLSGNYVQLSCDKFGSHAVQKCLESRQFNSRMIINELLTDIDSLLVNPYGNYVIQTAWVVSQNDMRSELLYHINRNHPLLRCNRYGRKVLEKLNLWT
- the LOC106363216 gene encoding pumilio homolog 15 isoform X1, which encodes MTTNQNGRDGDENPEEALPPSPSQQLLRERLKAYENMYGSLDDHYSRRTGSSQFAPLSDLRALESDFRRLGVYDSNPRQQPLRDQRGSNQFPLNGGDRGINEYFNPSYFHSQTEQAQINLERMWFRKDNLVNGYHAYKSSNYGSYGRGNSGMSFRSPYFDHCEVPFPQSNNHNSGNQSRWSYSHGYVPRTHDLFNMNNSRATDNTLSRAKNRVDSVELQNLIAEGSRDTIDQIFDELISHVCELMTDPFGHQVFQKLMEKCTNEQITRVLEIFIQQPNQFVRICGDMHGTRAIQDLIRCLSSEEQISHFMVTICHVALLLSKSTNANDVIMFCFSHFSPSQTNGLLQMIVQNCYQIAIDHYGSCLLQQCIGKSRQEIREPLIREIIANAMNLCVNRYGNYVVQYVLELENFQVAAALSRYLSGNYVQLSCDKFGSHAVQKCLESRQFNSRMIINELLTDIDSLLVNPYGNYVIQTAWVVSQVTKINMLLDPFCVKSLAYLFTLSCRMICEVNCCTISTGIIRC